Genomic window (Pararge aegeria chromosome 22, ilParAegt1.1, whole genome shotgun sequence):
ctttttttttaaattataacggAGCTTCAGGCCCTAATCTGAAGCAGATAAGATCAAGCATAGTTATTGCACAGCTGCGCAGTTTTCGATAGCATAATGTTATGGTTTTACCTGCACAAGTCACCCTATGTGGTAACTAGGGTTGCCAACCGtactacaataaatatatttttttttatttacttatattttatttatttattgggtctatCTGCGatttcacataaataaaaacaatattagttatcatatatacattacacagagtatgcaaaaccattttaaggtaaacactacatgctaatttCGCTTATGAACTAATAAATTGTGAAATTTGGCATTAGATATGCTTTATTTTTGGTCTGCGTAGTATAGTTTGTCATGTTGAAGACATTTTAGTACGCAATATAGGTACTTAAGATAAGTTGGATTGatcattctttatttaaaaaaaaaaaataataaacacttttatttataaaatacatatttgtttatttcttactCTTTCCAAACATTTCTTTAAGGTgttccaaattaaaaaatgttaccGCAGAAATATTGGCAACCCTATTGGTAGTCCAAACACAGCCTTTGTCTAAAACgctctaaaaataaaacaaaataaaactacagtCTAATTTCCATAGATTTTTATTCAGACcacaaaaatatattctattctacAATAGTGCTTGCATGTGCCTCTTGAAATACTGTGACGtaacaatataataactttGGTGTTTGAAATCGTGATATACAGAGTGATTCATCGAAATGAAACAGTACTTAGTAACTTCGAATCGAATAACAAAACTGTTAAACTGTATTCGTTTTAATCGATTTTGTTAAGAGAAATGTTCATTTCTATTATCAGTACTTAAAATACTTTGCTCTTGTTAAATGCTTTAGTAATAAAGCACCAATCTAATACCTCACTCAAACAAAGCACCCTGTATTGCTATCTTACAAATACAATATGATATGGAACGTTACTACCGTTTGACGTAAGCGATGTTGCACGACGCGACGTAAAGAAATGCTCTAATTGCTGTTACAAGTGCAAGAATGCGGCAAGAACCGTGATTATATCGCGAACGAGAACGTTTTTGACATAGTAAGATTAAAGAGATGTGCACGTTCTCAATCGTCGAATCGttttcgaataagtaaacgccgtaacaaaagattaaaattgatatagaaatattttattatatatatattttaaatataaatttttcggAATCAGATTAAGTTCTCCTTATTATTAAACCAAACAGCTATTTCCGTggtatatttgaaaaataaaaatcattaataagACTTTCCACGTTCATTGTTCGTTATTCGAAAACGAGTCGACGATTACGGGCGTGCAAACCTCGTACTAAGTGTAAAGACTTGCGAcccacaaaaattaaaacattttaaaaaccttCTATAGATTAAAATTGTGCTGTCTTACTTGATTTATGTATAACACTGGATAttgatacatatttaaatttacttgtTTAGCTAAAAGACAGCTTTCCGAAAACGAGACTATAAATTCAGTCTAAGAAACTGTTGTGTCAAAGATGgggaataatttaaaattttctttacacACTAATTAACCTTGCTGATAAACTATAAATAGAGGTGAGTGACACAATGATTTGTCTTCTTCCGAATTTTTAATTATGGACTATTATAGAAAGAGAgatataattactattaaacTCCATTTTTATTAGTGCGGCcataagtatgttttaaattgtcATAAAGAGCTAAAAGATCGGATATTTCAATGCTTGCTACATGttactgaaaaacaatttaaatttcaataaataattaactaaagaaaaaaatgtgatgCATTACTAGACACCCTAAATCCATTGCGACTGATGCGGTGATATCTATCTCTTGCTATTCGCTCTAGCTAAAAACAATCGAATACGTTATAAATTCTATCATTTTTTCTCAACATAGGACAAGATTGTCTCCCTTTATGTAAAACTATGGGTTTATAGAACacttttaataactataatgCCTAAGGGGTTTTATCAACGCTTTGATAAATTGGTCGAAATCATTCTACGGATATGGTGGAAGCTGTGCGGTGAGATAAGATCGGTGCGAGGGTGCGTGGGATACCTTCCTCCTCCCGTCTCTGCGGTGTCACGCGCTTGGCCTTCTGTTGCTGATGGCTAATCGGTGGCTGGTATTGAACTCGTTCTCTCGCTTCTGCACTGGATATCCGAATCGGACTGGTCCCAGCAGATTTTCGTATCGGAGACGTCATCGCACCTACACTAACTTGTGCCCGATAAGGATCGGTCATAGGAGACGTCCCCGTATTCCTCACATCAGGAACTCTAGACTCTTTCGATCGATATTGATCGGGTGGTCGGATTCTTCGCTCTTCTTGGTCAGTGGAATGTAATCCTTCACTCAAACTCGGAGCCGATGCTCTACGGTTATACGAATCGTCGGTTGATTCTATACTAAGACTACTCCGTTCTTCGGGTATTATGTCGAATACGTTTTTAAAACGTAGGGAGTTTGATCTGGCACGTGAATCACAAGGCACGGAAGCACGACGTACTGGCACGTCGTGGGTGGTATCATCATCTTCAAGAGCATCAAGAAGCATACTGGCTAGCAGCTGGCTCGACTTGCCGTTTCTCTCTCGTGAGAGGATCGGTGGAGTTATTCTGCTTCCATTAATCTTCTGGCTTCTTTGGGAACTGCCTTTATGTATCCTTTGAACTTTTTCATTAACAGGAACAGGAATTCTCGATTTCTTATTCCTTAAGCTCAAGTTATGATTTTCATCTGAATTGGTAGTGTCAGAGTTTTGGGAGCTGTTCACATATTCGAGAATTTCTAAAATTTCTATACATTTGTTCCCATCGCGTATCTCTGATTTCTGATAGATCCTTTTCGGAGGACTCTCATCTGTCGACGAATTCGATGTCTGTTGTGCTTGCGTAGAAAGTTTCCCTCGAATCAGACGTTCTCCTTTTCTATATTCCTTATCAAGGCTGTCCGAACATGAATGGGAAACCACAGTCTTGCCTAATTTGCGAGCGtttctattgttattattttcaacGTCTTTCTTCCAATGTTTTCTTAATAGATTTTCATCTGACTTAGCTGCAACTAATTTATTTGACCGTTGACTTATACgcatacatttatattcatcttGGGCAATTTTAGCAATTACATCGTCAATGAGAGCATTTATAATTAACATACATTCTTTTTCCatttctttttttgatttatacaTTGCTTTTTGGTTTTGAAGATTTTCGTGTTCAAGGTCCCTTTTTAACTGTTTAACTTTACTTCGCCTCGCACATTCCATACGCATTTCTCTTTTTCTGTGTCTTTTAAATAATCTCTGTTTTATTGTTTCAGGCATATGATCAGCtacaataatattttccttTTCGCAATCGCAATCATCATCTTTTATTCTTATGAAGAAGGCTTCGCCTTTTTCTTTTGGAGATATGCTGCCATTTTTATCTGCATTTTCTGGTAATAAATCTAAAACATCTATAGCTGAACGGACTAActcatttcttttgttattactAATCGACCTTCGGAGAAGAATCGATCGTGGGGAATTTGGATCATCTAAGCTATCAACAAGACTTGTGCAATCAGATCCCAAAAGTTCAGCATCCTCGGATGATGAAGTATTTACTTCCATTGATTCCGTGTGCGGAAAAGCGGAAAACCTTGGAACAATAGCACTGTCGTCATTTTCTTCGTAATAATTTCCTGCACCAACACCACCCAGTACTTCGTATTCTGAGGAATTTCTTTGCGTTTGTACTTCAATTTCATCCGTGTTGGAGTAAAGACCACCGTTATTGTCTATGAATACATCAACATTTGAAATTTCGATATGTGATATACTCGGCATGGTACCATCTGGTGAGTTGATTTCAGGTTCCATACTATGAAGCTCCTCCTGAAAAAGTTTTTGAATCTGTTGTAAGACAGCTTTGTTCACTGTTTCACttggaatatttaaaaacgacTCGGTTTTAGGCTGATTGGTAGGATGTGATGCATCATCAATTCTGAGGCTCTCCGCTGATgtaaagttgttatttgtttcAATGCTAATTGCACTTTCACGTATATTGCTACTACAGACGTCCCGCGGATTGTTACAGCCATCACGTTTATTATCACTTTCATACAGTTCCtcgttgccaaaaataatttgattgttAGACGTCGGACTCAAGTGCACAATTGTGTTGACACCTGTATTCTGGAGCTTCacctttatttctttttcaactATGCTCATTTTCCTATCGTTACCAATCGTTGCATTCATTGACTCCAACTGATCTGTCAATGAATTGAGGCTCTCTACCAATATGTTTGAAACGTACTCATCTAAGTCAATGTTTggtaatttcttataattaatcTGTGGATTCAACACCGGATTCCTGATGATTTGTGGAGGTGATTTTTGAGGTGGAACATTTTTAATAGCTGGTGCTGCTGGTCGAATATCTAATGTTTCCGATACAACAATTTCTAAAATATCGTAGGGAGTCTCCAGAGTTAATGGTTTGGAATACGGCACAATGTTGCTTTCTTCATTCTCTGCACTAACTGATCTTTCACTCACTCGTCCGTCAATATAATCGCTTGTCGAAAGCAGAGCAAATGATTCCGACCCTTTGCGTCCAATTTCTTTCATAGTAGGCATCGATGTGGTTAAAGCATCCGAGGAGTCTGTAAAAGATCGATCGTCTATATGAAGTATCGGACTGTCAACTGGAGTGCGAACGATTCTCGTATCTGGTATATTACGTCTGGGTGATTCTACTCTGTGTAGTGAAACATCTGGTATTGGATCTGTGCAAGACGACGCAGCTCTCGCTGGAGAACCTGATGAGTCTGAATTACGGTCTCGGGATGTATCTAAGCGTAACCGGCGCGGTGAAGTATGCAGTTCAGAATGGGATGCGTCTAGAGAGCGTGTTCCACACGGAGCGCAAGGTACGCAAGGACAAGCGCGGGCAGGGGAAGCTCCTGCGCGTCCCCAGAGGCGTAGAAGCGCAGATTTGCGCATATGTTCTCTTTCCCGTCGTGCACCGCCGGCTCGAGCGCCGCACCATGCGCAAGATGCTCGCGTGCCTGATGATGCTCCCGTCGCACTCCATCTGCCGGTGTCTTCACCCTCACCTTCTGAGCGTTGCTGGGCTAACCGATATCTGGAATGCAAAAAAATTACTGTTAACATAATACAGTTTTTTTCAtctaatttataaagaaatataagatcttaaaattaaaagatcaAAGATTGACTTGTTGATAATGAATGTGATTTCGAAATTCGGTTtaagtaatttgtttatttgttgctaTAATCCATGTAATTATATGAATACGACTAATTTTAATTACTCGTCGAggccattttgaattttaatgaatgttctgttttcttacatttttaaGGGTTTTagcgtaatcaccacgctgtgcAGATGGGTTGGTTGGTGCTCCATTATATTTCTTTACCACCATCACCATCTCACCATCTCGCGTCTTAGGAGAGAAGGGGAGATagtgacaaatgtattctgatctaccttCACCACACGACACACCATtgtcgtttttaaatatatgtcatAGATTATACGTACTTCCTCATGATGGTCTCGGGCATGGAGTACCTCCGCCGCAGGAGCCCTGGCGACGCAGAGGGCCTCGCTGGCACCTCGCCACTCCACATGTTGGCTCTCAGGCTTGCTTGCTCGCACGTTTCACAAGAATCCTCGCTCACCGCTTTCCTGAAATTAATATTAGGttgtttagtttgtttgtttaaataatttattgcaatCACAAAATAGATaacagacaattttttttttaaaaaccccgattttcaatattgtgtacattattctactagtcattcCCTTATATTTGATAGTTAAACATTTTGAGGGAGTCTgggaaaaaaaataagttgccattttgtggtggcggccatcttggatttaaaattggatttaagatggtagtagcacagaggacgctgctgacgTTCTccgttagtcgcctcgtacgacatctgcgggaagaggagggagGAAACCATAATAacctgatctgccgtcaccacaaagcacagcatccagatgatgagaaAGAAATTTGTCTCTACGGCGCGAGGAGAATACGGATGGAGTTATTATGGCAAACAAAAAACCATCAGAAAGCTATCCGTTATACAGTTGACATACACACAGAGGGGTtaatattaatgatgatgatttgcgCCGCATATCGAATTCAGTCATTAACACCGCGGTAACTCAAACATTGCTTCCCCGATATGGGACGAGGTTAATGTGCCAAAGTAATTAGGGTCTATACTCGTTACCAGCGAACCGGTGCAAAACTATCTTTAGTCGTCAGATTGTCTCTTAACAATAGTAATATTACACACacactacgacaatgcacacatcgccatctagccccaaagtaagcgtagcttgtgttatgggtacttagataactgacgaatattaagatgaataatatacataaatacttatacatataatataaacatgagtgttcatcacacaaacattttccagttgtgggaatcgaacccacggccttggactcagaaagcggggtcgctgcacactgcgccaatcggccgtcaaatattgaatgaacgaatgagtacacttttattgtacaccacataaaaatacaggaagaaatataaataactagtatACACGATGTGTACAATTCGCTGGAATGGCAACTTCGCAGCGGGAAACGCAGCGTtggacccccgacgaggtggacggacgataTCAAGCAAGTCGCATacagccgctggacccaagcggcacaagtccgtggtatttggaactccctacaaaatacctatgtccagtggacgtcacttggttgacatgatgatatgATGCTATCAATGGTAGCCAAATTCGATATAATATACCTTCGAACTAATAaacgtaataataaatagctggaacatcctgtgtaaattttactcaaacgataaagtgcgatatgtggaactggttgaaacgcgatcattattttttttttagaactacccgtcatattttgtatgtagctttaaaatactttaactaCTTATATTTCCGAGCGCTGaacgatgaataccggtgtacggattaacccgattgggtttttgttacgccgtaacagataaataaatataaataaataaatatactacgacaatacacacacagccatctagtcccaaagtaagcgtagctagtgttataggtactaagataactaatgaatattttaatgaatagtatacataaatacttataatatacatataaacacccagacactgataaacattcatgttcgtcacacaaacatttaccggttgtgggaatcgaacccacggccttggactcagaaagcagggtcgctgcccactgcgccaatcggccgtcagatgttattatgttaacataaaaatgtatatttttcattaaataaataaataaactatagttTAAAGTTTgcttttactttaaataaataatacttttaataacaattttgctAATCTCACTGCTAAACTCACTTAAAGAGGCCTTCGAAACCTTTCATTTACCAGGCGCTGACAGCTGTTTCCGATAGAAAACTGATTACAAATTACAATGATGTTCTAAACGGGTTTTCATGATTATACTTCGCGGCCTATCTAATGTTCTTATCATCTCTTTggtaacttttttgtttttttatagtgttataaaaaataaaaatctaacgaCACGTTACACACACCAtatagcctcaaagtaagcgtagcttgtgttataggtgctaagatgactgatgaattattttatgaataatacacataaatacttctaaataCACCCAattatattcatgttcatcacagaaacattttccagtagtgggaatcgaacccacggccttggactcagaaagcagggtcgctgcccactgcgccaatcggccgtcattgcaTTATCATACTTAAGAACTTAAGGTTTGAGGTCCTtgtgtttttatagtaataattgccggaccaagcagatggcacatttgatgttaagtggaaaccCATTGCTTATAAATAGAGCAAAACTTTACACAGCTTTGTAGGCTGCCACGTCAAATATCGTTAAAATTGGTTCAACGGTTGATACTAGCATAGCTAACAAACAAAAGCATACGTCCTGCACAAGGGACGAGGTTTTATGTGACTTTGTCCTCATAAGGTTCgtcctaataaaataaaaaaattacatattcacttacagtTAAATCATATTGATCTTATATTATTAGATTAGCAATCACTTATTATTAggtttacatataaattattaaaaatcaactCTCAGAAACTTCGATATCCGTATGTTGCGAAATGCGAAGTCGTTGCCATAGTGTAGTCATAAGCGGTATTAAAACATTACAActgagatagatagataaatttgACGTTTGCTAGTTGATATTTGATGAGTTCTCATATTTCATAAAAGCGTGCACAATCAGGCATGGGATATTAAACGTTCTACCGCGCGCTCCATTCTACCCGGGTTATtggaaattgtaataatttatggaAACGCGATGGCGGAGGCCGGGGAAATGGAGCGTGGCAAAGAAAATATGCTGTCTATTTATAAAACTGGGAAAAGTGTTTCTGAATGCATAGGTTTCTAAATTACTTAGGAAAAAATTCCCATCGCGGCCTTTGATTTGGGgttagacggctgattggcgccaAAGGCAGCGGCTctctaagtccaaggctgtgggttagattcccacaactggattttttttgtgtgacgTGGATGAATGTTactagggctagatggcgatgtttcgccgcagcatatttatttaatttatatattttattaagaattGCTGTAGCGGTGGGAATTGCGCTTGAATCCGCATATATCTGTCTTTAGCACACGTTAACATTTGATTTATCAGCCTTTTaactgatgaaaaaaaaaaagaatatacgtTTATATTGGTCCAATATCCGAATTTCCGAACTTAGGACTACAGAATTCCTATAAACAGACATTTAGGACACTAGGACCGACCCAGATATTAAACCTTAGTTAGAACCTGCTAACCAAAAAAATCTTATGAAATTTCTTTATCATGCTTACATTTCACAAAACTTTGCAattaagtacatttatttatttattgctaaatTATATTTCGCAACGTAAGAATTAATGCAAATGCTAATGAATTTATTGCAATTTGCAACTAAATAACGATTACgcttaaaagcatttttttaatagtttcgCTACTGTAATTCTTACTCAGCATAATGCCCTCCTTTCGTATTAAGAATTTATTGCTTTGTTTACAAAGACTGAAAAATAAAGGAGAATTCTCAGAATTTATGGCTGTCAACATAAAGATTGGGCCACGAACTTTTAGGGCCGCAAGCGATTTAAAGCTCAAAATatcatgttttttaatttttttattccactatatgttagcctttgactgcaatatcacctggtggtaagtaaagaCGCAGCATAAGATAGTAACAGGCTAGCCGGCTATGGGAGATTTATAAGGCTCATACCCCTATGgatttctacgcagcatcgtaccggaactaaCTAGCagtggccgaagcctcccaccagaccaggccgGAAAAAGcatattaacctattaccggcccacagggcacgggggacgagtcccacaatgagaaggggttaaggccgtagtccgctggcccagtgcggattggtgtaggtgaagttagcagagcatttgccagcagatcaaaaataaaacggagttctcttcgcatgcagctgagttctagagttcctgatgatttttacgaatagttctggcgtttttacccccaaaaaaagggtgtcaaaaaatgatctgctaacttccgatagcagatcattttcgagcaaatcaaaatttgatgcttgttctggacgcatgcagcttagatctatagttcctgatactttttaataatagttctgtcgtaaatactgaaaaaaaaatacttaaagaaaataaccctaaacatcctatcgtacacaaagacctttgaataaaacattttttagacccgtactctctcgaaactcttttctttctcacacatcagtatataaactataataaaaaaatattaaagttcttataaatcaagtttcagagtcaccacaacaaacatgaaaatttattttcttaaataattacataaaataatacaaaacatttgtttttgaaaaccctacctattaaaggggtaagaactcttttgtttctgttgaagcatcataacgcctgaaacataacataaaaccaagcctcaaacactgttattcgagactgcatatcagacgtcaatattttcaatccaaaagaattatatgaggaataatttttttgaaaacccattaaacctcacagctaagaactcttaaatttctgatagaacgctacttacactataacacgataaaaattcaagcctagaacacacgtactttagactgcatatcacacttcaatattttaatgtctaaaaaattaaataacagaaagtataatttttttttggcaaccctatagacccgacagcctagaactcttaaaattccgatagatcactactaacactaaaacataattaaaattgaagcctagaacactcgtactttagagtacatatcacacgtcaacattttaatgtctaaaaaattaaataacagaaagtataattttttttggcaaccctatagaccacacagcccagaactgtttaattactgataaaacacttcatacactataatacaattaaaattcaagcctagaacacacgtactttaaactgcatatcacacgtcaatattttaatatcgaataaattacataacagaaagtttaattatttttggcaaccctatatttcacacagcctagaactcttctgtttccaatagaacactactaacactataacataattaaaattcaagcctagaacactcgtactttagactgcatatcacacgtcaatattttaatgtctaaaaaattaaataaaagaaagtataattttttttggcaaccctatattccacacagcctagaactcttttgtttccgatagaacactactaacactataacataattaaaattcaagcctagaacactcgtactttagactgcatatcacacgtcaatattttaatatcgaaaaaattacataacagaaagtttaattatttttggcaaccctatattccacacagcctagaactcttttgtttccgatagaacactatttacactataacataattaaaattcaagcctcgaacactcgtactttagactgcatatcacacgtcaatattttaatatcgaaaaattagattactt
Coding sequences:
- the LOC120633985 gene encoding uncharacterized protein LOC120633985, translating into MWSGEVPARPSASPGLLRRRYSMPETIMRKYRLAQQRSEGEGEDTGRWSATGASSGTRASCAWCGARAGGARREREHMRKSALLRLWGRAGASPARACPCVPCAPCGTRSLDASHSELHTSPRRLRLDTSRDRNSDSSGSPARAASSCTDPIPDVSLHRVESPRRNIPDTRIVRTPVDSPILHIDDRSFTDSSDALTTSMPTMKEIGRKGSESFALLSTSDYIDGRVSERSVSAENEESNIVPYSKPLTLETPYDILEIVVSETLDIRPAAPAIKNVPPQKSPPQIIRNPVLNPQINYKKLPNIDLDEYVSNILVESLNSLTDQLESMNATIGNDRKMSIVEKEIKVKLQNTGVNTIVHLSPTSNNQIIFGNEELYESDNKRDGCNNPRDVCSSNIRESAISIETNNNFTSAESLRIDDASHPTNQPKTESFLNIPSETVNKAVLQQIQKLFQEELHSMEPEINSPDGTMPSISHIEISNVDVFIDNNGGLYSNTDEIEVQTQRNSSEYEVLGGVGAGNYYEENDDSAIVPRFSAFPHTESMEVNTSSSEDAELLGSDCTSLVDSLDDPNSPRSILLRRSISNNKRNELVRSAIDVLDLLPENADKNGSISPKEKGEAFFIRIKDDDCDCEKENIIVADHMPETIKQRLFKRHRKREMRMECARRSKVKQLKRDLEHENLQNQKAMYKSKKEMEKECMLIINALIDDVIAKIAQDEYKCMRISQRSNKLVAAKSDENLLRKHWKKDVENNNNRNARKLGKTVVSHSCSDSLDKEYRKGERLIRGKLSTQAQQTSNSSTDESPPKRIYQKSEIRDGNKCIEILEILEYVNSSQNSDTTNSDENHNLSLRNKKSRIPVPVNEKVQRIHKGSSQRSQKINGSRITPPILSRERNGKSSQLLASMLLDALEDDDTTHDVPVRRASVPCDSRARSNSLRFKNVFDIIPEERSSLSIESTDDSYNRRASAPSLSEGLHSTDQEERRIRPPDQYRSKESRVPDVRNTGTSPMTDPYRAQVSVGAMTSPIRKSAGTSPIRISSAEARERVQYQPPISHQQQKAKRVTPQRREEEGIPRTLAPILSHRTASTISLERIARDRYHRISRNGFRVSSPTRRSSVTSQHEPTRRLRGGYSESETVNPLFRLKRGKKQDGLLGSNLVGSERRSSEEVSSIGDIDRRKERSRVKDVFGGRRGKHEIKVESQKKERVQKAAYGRSEEDGAEEMWSSSESSGSLLCSLAPAWLTARRRRRRAAPPGEWAVTVAGSCPAALPNDVEMRLRFPDPYRRSTAPTLTPQAKPQPPPPSCPRAVECGAQCSQGGRTRRVLDDASRLTLTVKKEASDSSIVASKSVKKSSDLLPDLHTYRASRSKTRSSVKTRRGYSLHCWLPEDEPTPIRARNGLAVEGSAIVPHQKPRVPSMSERDLTRGPLSRHLRHLF